A genome region from Macaca nemestrina isolate mMacNem1 chromosome 20, mMacNem.hap1, whole genome shotgun sequence includes the following:
- the LOC105484440 gene encoding calmodulin-regulated spectrin-associated protein 3 isoform X3: MVEAAPPGPGPLRRTFLVPEIKSLDQYDFSRAKAAASLAWVLRAAFGGAEHVPPELWEPFYTDQYAQEHVKPPVTRLLLSAELYCRAWRQALPQLETPPNPSALLALLARRGTVPALPERPVREADLRHQPILMGAHLAVIDALMAAFAFEWTKTLPGPLALTSLEHKLLFWVDTTVRRLQEKTEQEAAQRASPAAPADGAAQAQPSCPTRWYWKLVPIRYRKDRVVARRAPCFPTVTSLQDLASGAALAATIHCYCPQLLRLEEVCLKDPMSVADSLYNLQLVQDFCASRLPRGCPLSLEDLLYVPPPLKVNLVVLLAELFMCFEVLKPDFVQVKDLPDGHAASPRGTEASPPQNNSGSSSPVFNFRHPLLSPGGPQSPLRGSTGSLKSSPSMSHMEALGKAWNRQLSRPLSQAVSFSTPFGLDSDVDVVMGDPVLLRSVSSDSLGPPRPAPARTPTQPPPEPGDLPTIEEALQIIHSAEPRLLPDGAADGSFYLHSPEGPSKPSLASPYLPEGTSKPLSDRPTKAPVYMPHPETPSKPSPCLVGEASKLPAPSEGSPKAVASSPAATNSEVKMTSFAERKKQLVKAEAEAGAGSPTSTPAPPEALSSEMSELGARLEEKRRAIEAQKRRIEAIFAKHRQRLGKSAFLQVQPREASGEAEAEAEPGSVPGGERPAGEGQGEPTSRPKAVTFSPDLGPVPPEGLGEYNRAVSKLSAALSSLQRDMQRLTDQQQRLLAPPEAPGPAPPPAAWIIPGPTTGPKAASPSPARRVPATRRSPGPGPSQSPRSPKHTRPAELRLAPLTRVLTPPHDVDSLPHLRKFSPSQVPVQTRSSILLAEETPPEEPTARPGLIEIPLGSLADPAAEDEGDGSPAGAEDSLEEEASSEGEPRAGLGFFYKDEDKPEDEMAQKRASLLERQQRRVEEARRRKQWQEAEKEQRREEAARLAQEEAPGPAPPVSAVPVAPMATPAPAARAPAEEEVGPRKGDFTRQEYERRAQLKLMDDLDKVLRPRAAGSGGPGRGGRRAPRPRSGCCDDSALARSPARGLLGSRLSKIYSQSTLSLSTVANEAHNNLGVKRPTSRAPSPSGLMSPSRLPGSRERDWENGSNASSPASVPEYTGPRLYKEPSAKSNKFIIHNALSHCCLAGKVNEPQKNRILEEIEKSKANHFLILFRDSSCQFRALYTLSGETEELSRLAGYGPRTVTPAMVEGIYKYNSDRKRFTQIPAKTMSMSVDAFTIQGHLWQGKKPTTPKKGGSTPK, from the exons ATGGTGGAGGCGGCGCCCCCCGGGCCCGGGCCGCTGCGGAGGACCTTCCTGGTGCCCGAGATTAAGTCGCTGGACCAGTACGATTTCTCGCGGGCCAAGGCGGCGGCCAGCCTGGCGTGGGTGCTGCGGGCCGCGTTCGGGGGCGCAG AGCACGTGCCCCCGGAGCTGTGGGAGCCCTTCTATACCGACCAGTACGCGCAGGAGCATGTGAAGCCCCCGGTGACACGGCTGCTGCTCTCAGCCGAGCTCTACTGCAGAGCCTGGCGCCAGGCGCTGCCACAGCTTGAGACACCCCCCAACCCCTCTGCACTGCTGGCCCTGCTGGCGCGGAGGGGCACAGTGCCTGCTTTGCCCGAGCGCCCGGTGCGCGAGGCCGACCTGAGGCACCAGCCCATTCTCATG GGAGCCCACCTAGCTGTCATTGATGCCCTCATGGCTGCCTTTGCCTTCGAGTGGACAAAGACCTTGCCAGGTCCCTTGGCCCTGACCAGCTTGGAGCACAAGCTGCTTTTCTGGGTGGACACG ACCGTCCGGCGGCTGCAGGAGAAGACAGAGCAGGAAGCGGCCCAGCGAGCCTCTCCAGCAGCCCCTGCAGACGGGGCGGCCCAGGCGCAGCCTTCG TGCCCTACGCGCTGGTACTGGAAGCTGGTTCCT ATCCGATACCGCAAGGACCGTGTGGTGGCACGACGTGCCCCCTGCTTCCCGACGGTGACCAGCCTCCAGGACCTGGCCAGTGGGGCCGCACTGGCCGCCACCATCCACTGCTATTGTCCCCAGCTGCTTCGACTTGAGG AGGTCTGCTTGAAGGACCCCATGTCTGTGGCGGACAGCCTGTACAACCTCCAGCTGGTGCAGGATTTCTGTGCCTCCCGCCTTCCTCGTGGCTGCCCCCTGTCCCTTGAGGACTTGCTGTACGTCCCACCGCCGCTCAAG GTCAACTTGGTGGTGCTGCTGGCCGAGTTGTTCATGTGTTTTGAGGTGCTCAAGCCCGACTTCGTGCAAGTGAAGGACTTGCCCGATGGTCACG CTGCCTCCCCCCGGGgcactgaggcctccccacctcAGAACAACAGTGGCAGTAG TTCTCCTGTCTTCAACTTCCGCCACCCGCTCCTGTCACCTGGTGGCCCCCAGTCCCCACTCCGAGGATCCACAG GCTCCCTGAAGTCTTCCCCATCCATGTCCCATATGGAGGCCCTGGGCAAGGCCTGGAACCGGCAGCTCAG CCGTCCCCTCTCCCAGGCTGTGTCATTCAGCACCCCCTTTGGCCTGGACAGCGACGTGGATGTCGTCATGGGTGACCCCGTGCTTCTCCGCTCTGTGAGCTCGGACAGCCTGGGCCCCCCGCGCCCCGCGCCGGCCAGGACCCCCACCCAGCCACCCCCGGAGCCTGGTGACCTGCCCACCATCGAGGAGGCTCTGCAGATCATCCACAGTGCCGAGCCCCGGCTCCTCCCAGATGGGGCGGCCGACGGCAGCTTCTACCTCCACTCCCCTGAGGGGCCCTCCAAGCCATCCCTGGCCTCCCCCTACCTGCCTGAGGGGACCTCCAAACCACTCTCCGACAGGCCCACCAAAGCACCAGTGTACATGCCACACCCCGAGACCCCCTCAAAGCCATCTCCCTGTCTGGTGGGGGAGGCATCGAAACTGCCAGCCCCATCCGAGGGGTCCCCGAAGGCGGTGGCTTCGTCCCCAGCAGCCACCAACTCCGAGGTGAAAATGACCAGCTTTGCCGAACGCAAGAAacagctggtgaaggcagaggctgaggctggagcggGGTCCCCCACGTCCACTCCGGCCCCGCCGGAGGCCCTGAGCTCGGAGATGAGTGAGCTCGGCGCCCGGCTGGAGGAGAAACGCAGAGCCATTGAGGCTCAGAAGCGACGGATTGAGGCCATCTTTGCCAAACACCGTCAGCGGCTGGGCAAAAGCGCCTTCTTGCAGGTGCAGCCGCGGGAGGCCtccggggaggcagaggcggaggcCGAGCCAGGCTCAGTCCCTGGTGGGGAGCGGCCGGCGGGTGAGGGCCAGGGTGAGCCAACCTCACGGCCCAAGGCAGTGACTTTCTCGCCAGACCTGGGCCCGGTGCCCCCTGAGGGGCTGGGGGAATACAATCGAGCGGTCAGCAAGCTGAGTGCCGCCTTGAGCTCACTGCAGCGGGACATGCAGAGGCTCACGGACCAGCAGCAGCGGCTTCTGGCCCCGCCAGAGGCCCCTGGACCCGCCCCACCACCCGCTGCGTGGATCATCCCTGGCCCCACGACAGGGCCCAAAGCTGCATCCCCTAGCCCCGCCCGTCGGGTCCCAGCCACCCGGCGCAGCCCTGGGCCCGGGCCCAGCCAGTCACCCCGCAGCCCGAAACACACGCGGCCGGCGGAGCTGCGGCTGGCACCCTTGACCAGGGTGCTCACGCCACCCCACGACGTAGACAGCCTCCCCCACCTGCGCAAGTTCTCGCCAAGCCAGGTGCCCGTACAGACGCGCTCTTCCATCCTCCTGGCAGAGGAGACGCCCCCCGAGGAGCCGACTGCCCGGCCAGGCCTCATCGAGATCCCTTTGGGCAGCCTGGCAGATCCCGCTGCCGAGGATGAGGGAGACGGGAGCCCCGCTGGTGCTGAGGATTCCTTGGAGGAGGAGGCGTCTTCAGAGGGGGAGCCCCGGGCGGGGCTGGGGTTCTTCTACAAG GATGAAGACAAGCCTGAGGATGAGATGGCCCAAAAGCGGGCCAGCCTGCTGGAGCGGCAGCAGCGGCGAGTGGAGGAGGCGCGGCGGCGCAAGCAGTGGCAGGAGGCGGAGAAGGAACAGCGGAGGGAGGAGGCCGCGAG GCTGGCCCAAGAGGAGGCCCCTGGCCCAGCCCCGCCTGTGTCCGCAGTCCCTGTAGCCCCGATGGCGACCCCAGCCCCTGCTGCCCGGGCTCCAGCCGAGGAGGAGGTGGGTCCCCGGAAGGGGGACTTCACACGGCAGGAGTACGAGCGCCGGGCCCAGCTGAAGCTCATGGACGACCTCGATAAGGTGCTGCGGCCCCGGGCTGCGGGGTCCGGGGGCCCAGGTCGGGGCGGGCGGAGGGCCCCCCGGCCTCGCTCTGGCTGCTGTGACGACTCGGCCTTGGCACGAAGCCCAGCCCGTGGCCTGCTGG GCTCTCGGCTGAGCAAAATCTATTCCCAGTCCACCCTGTCACTGTCCACTGTGGCCAACGAGGCCCACAATAACCTCGGGGTGAAGAGGCCCACGTCTCG GGCTCCCTCCCCATCGGGTCTCATGTCCCCAAGCCGCCTGCCTGGAAGCCGCGAACGGGACTGGGAAAATGGCAGCAATGCCTCCTCCCCAGCATCGGTGCCCGAGTACACAG GTCCACGGCTGTACAAGGAGCCCAGCGCCAAGTCTAACAAGTTCATCATCCACAACGCCCTGTCACACTGCTGCCTGGCGGGCAAGGTGAACGAACCGCAGAAGAACCGCATTCTGGAG GAAATCGAGAAAAGCAAGGCCAACCACTTCCTGATCCTCTTTCGCGACTCGAGCTGCCAGTTCCGTGCACTCTACACGCTGTCGGGGGAGACGGAGGAGCTGTCGCGGCTGGCGGGGTACGGGCCCCGGACCGTCACGCCCGCCATGGTGGAAGGCATCTACAAGTACAACTCGGACCGCAAGCGCTTCACCCAGATCCCCGCCAAGACCATGTCCATGAGCGTCGATGCCTTCACCATCCAGGGACACCTCTGGCAGGGCAAGAAACCCACCACTCCCAAGAAGGGCGGCAGCACCCCCAAATAG
- the LOC105484440 gene encoding calmodulin-regulated spectrin-associated protein 3 isoform X4: protein MVEAAPPGPGPLRRTFLVPEIKSLDQYDFSRAKAAASLAWVLRAAFGGAEHVPPELWEPFYTDQYAQEHVKPPVTRLLLSAELYCRAWRQALPQLETPPNPSALLALLARRGTVPALPERPVREADLRHQPILMGAHLAVIDALMAAFAFEWTKTLPGPLALTSLEHKLLFWVDTTVRRLQEKTEQEAAQRASPAAPADGAAQAQPSCPTRWYWKLVPHAIAFCLKESGSKPPMIRYRKDRVVARRAPCFPTVTSLQDLASGAALAATIHCYCPQLLRLEEVCLKDPMSVADSLYNLQLVQDFCASRLPRGCPLSLEDLLYVPPPLKVNLVVLLAELFMCFEVLKPDFVQVKDLPDGHAASPRGTEASPPQNNSGSSSPVFNFRHPLLSPGGPQSPLRGSTGSLKSSPSMSHMEALGKAWNRQLSDVDVVMGDPVLLRSVSSDSLGPPRPAPARTPTQPPPEPGDLPTIEEALQIIHSAEPRLLPDGAADGSFYLHSPEGPSKPSLASPYLPEGTSKPLSDRPTKAPVYMPHPETPSKPSPCLVGEASKLPAPSEGSPKAVASSPAATNSEVKMTSFAERKKQLVKAEAEAGAGSPTSTPAPPEALSSEMSELGARLEEKRRAIEAQKRRIEAIFAKHRQRLGKSAFLQVQPREASGEAEAEAEPGSVPGGERPAGEGQGEPTSRPKAVTFSPDLGPVPPEGLGEYNRAVSKLSAALSSLQRDMQRLTDQQQRLLAPPEAPGPAPPPAAWIIPGPTTGPKAASPSPARRVPATRRSPGPGPSQSPRSPKHTRPAELRLAPLTRVLTPPHDVDSLPHLRKFSPSQVPVQTRSSILLAEETPPEEPTARPGLIEIPLGSLADPAAEDEGDGSPAGAEDSLEEEASSEGEPRAGLGFFYKDEDKPEDEMAQKRASLLERQQRRVEEARRRKQWQEAEKEQRREEAARLAQEEAPGPAPPVSAVPVAPMATPAPAARAPAEEEVGPRKGDFTRQEYERRAQLKLMDDLDKVLRPRAAGSGGPGRGGRRAPRPRSGCCDDSALARSPARGLLGSRLSKIYSQSTLSLSTVANEAHNNLGVKRPTSRAPSPSGLMSPSRLPGSRERDWENGSNASSPASVPEYTGPRLYKEPSAKSNKFIIHNALSHCCLAGKVNEPQKNRILEEIEKSKANHFLILFRDSSCQFRALYTLSGETEELSRLAGYGPRTVTPAMVEGIYKYNSDRKRFTQIPAKTMSMSVDAFTIQGHLWQGKKPTTPKKGGSTPK from the exons ATGGTGGAGGCGGCGCCCCCCGGGCCCGGGCCGCTGCGGAGGACCTTCCTGGTGCCCGAGATTAAGTCGCTGGACCAGTACGATTTCTCGCGGGCCAAGGCGGCGGCCAGCCTGGCGTGGGTGCTGCGGGCCGCGTTCGGGGGCGCAG AGCACGTGCCCCCGGAGCTGTGGGAGCCCTTCTATACCGACCAGTACGCGCAGGAGCATGTGAAGCCCCCGGTGACACGGCTGCTGCTCTCAGCCGAGCTCTACTGCAGAGCCTGGCGCCAGGCGCTGCCACAGCTTGAGACACCCCCCAACCCCTCTGCACTGCTGGCCCTGCTGGCGCGGAGGGGCACAGTGCCTGCTTTGCCCGAGCGCCCGGTGCGCGAGGCCGACCTGAGGCACCAGCCCATTCTCATG GGAGCCCACCTAGCTGTCATTGATGCCCTCATGGCTGCCTTTGCCTTCGAGTGGACAAAGACCTTGCCAGGTCCCTTGGCCCTGACCAGCTTGGAGCACAAGCTGCTTTTCTGGGTGGACACG ACCGTCCGGCGGCTGCAGGAGAAGACAGAGCAGGAAGCGGCCCAGCGAGCCTCTCCAGCAGCCCCTGCAGACGGGGCGGCCCAGGCGCAGCCTTCG TGCCCTACGCGCTGGTACTGGAAGCTGGTTCCT CACGCAATTGCCTTCTGTTTGAAGGAGTCGGGGAGCAAACCCCCCATG ATCCGATACCGCAAGGACCGTGTGGTGGCACGACGTGCCCCCTGCTTCCCGACGGTGACCAGCCTCCAGGACCTGGCCAGTGGGGCCGCACTGGCCGCCACCATCCACTGCTATTGTCCCCAGCTGCTTCGACTTGAGG AGGTCTGCTTGAAGGACCCCATGTCTGTGGCGGACAGCCTGTACAACCTCCAGCTGGTGCAGGATTTCTGTGCCTCCCGCCTTCCTCGTGGCTGCCCCCTGTCCCTTGAGGACTTGCTGTACGTCCCACCGCCGCTCAAG GTCAACTTGGTGGTGCTGCTGGCCGAGTTGTTCATGTGTTTTGAGGTGCTCAAGCCCGACTTCGTGCAAGTGAAGGACTTGCCCGATGGTCACG CTGCCTCCCCCCGGGgcactgaggcctccccacctcAGAACAACAGTGGCAGTAG TTCTCCTGTCTTCAACTTCCGCCACCCGCTCCTGTCACCTGGTGGCCCCCAGTCCCCACTCCGAGGATCCACAG GCTCCCTGAAGTCTTCCCCATCCATGTCCCATATGGAGGCCCTGGGCAAGGCCTGGAACCGGCAGCTCAG CGACGTGGATGTCGTCATGGGTGACCCCGTGCTTCTCCGCTCTGTGAGCTCGGACAGCCTGGGCCCCCCGCGCCCCGCGCCGGCCAGGACCCCCACCCAGCCACCCCCGGAGCCTGGTGACCTGCCCACCATCGAGGAGGCTCTGCAGATCATCCACAGTGCCGAGCCCCGGCTCCTCCCAGATGGGGCGGCCGACGGCAGCTTCTACCTCCACTCCCCTGAGGGGCCCTCCAAGCCATCCCTGGCCTCCCCCTACCTGCCTGAGGGGACCTCCAAACCACTCTCCGACAGGCCCACCAAAGCACCAGTGTACATGCCACACCCCGAGACCCCCTCAAAGCCATCTCCCTGTCTGGTGGGGGAGGCATCGAAACTGCCAGCCCCATCCGAGGGGTCCCCGAAGGCGGTGGCTTCGTCCCCAGCAGCCACCAACTCCGAGGTGAAAATGACCAGCTTTGCCGAACGCAAGAAacagctggtgaaggcagaggctgaggctggagcggGGTCCCCCACGTCCACTCCGGCCCCGCCGGAGGCCCTGAGCTCGGAGATGAGTGAGCTCGGCGCCCGGCTGGAGGAGAAACGCAGAGCCATTGAGGCTCAGAAGCGACGGATTGAGGCCATCTTTGCCAAACACCGTCAGCGGCTGGGCAAAAGCGCCTTCTTGCAGGTGCAGCCGCGGGAGGCCtccggggaggcagaggcggaggcCGAGCCAGGCTCAGTCCCTGGTGGGGAGCGGCCGGCGGGTGAGGGCCAGGGTGAGCCAACCTCACGGCCCAAGGCAGTGACTTTCTCGCCAGACCTGGGCCCGGTGCCCCCTGAGGGGCTGGGGGAATACAATCGAGCGGTCAGCAAGCTGAGTGCCGCCTTGAGCTCACTGCAGCGGGACATGCAGAGGCTCACGGACCAGCAGCAGCGGCTTCTGGCCCCGCCAGAGGCCCCTGGACCCGCCCCACCACCCGCTGCGTGGATCATCCCTGGCCCCACGACAGGGCCCAAAGCTGCATCCCCTAGCCCCGCCCGTCGGGTCCCAGCCACCCGGCGCAGCCCTGGGCCCGGGCCCAGCCAGTCACCCCGCAGCCCGAAACACACGCGGCCGGCGGAGCTGCGGCTGGCACCCTTGACCAGGGTGCTCACGCCACCCCACGACGTAGACAGCCTCCCCCACCTGCGCAAGTTCTCGCCAAGCCAGGTGCCCGTACAGACGCGCTCTTCCATCCTCCTGGCAGAGGAGACGCCCCCCGAGGAGCCGACTGCCCGGCCAGGCCTCATCGAGATCCCTTTGGGCAGCCTGGCAGATCCCGCTGCCGAGGATGAGGGAGACGGGAGCCCCGCTGGTGCTGAGGATTCCTTGGAGGAGGAGGCGTCTTCAGAGGGGGAGCCCCGGGCGGGGCTGGGGTTCTTCTACAAG GATGAAGACAAGCCTGAGGATGAGATGGCCCAAAAGCGGGCCAGCCTGCTGGAGCGGCAGCAGCGGCGAGTGGAGGAGGCGCGGCGGCGCAAGCAGTGGCAGGAGGCGGAGAAGGAACAGCGGAGGGAGGAGGCCGCGAG GCTGGCCCAAGAGGAGGCCCCTGGCCCAGCCCCGCCTGTGTCCGCAGTCCCTGTAGCCCCGATGGCGACCCCAGCCCCTGCTGCCCGGGCTCCAGCCGAGGAGGAGGTGGGTCCCCGGAAGGGGGACTTCACACGGCAGGAGTACGAGCGCCGGGCCCAGCTGAAGCTCATGGACGACCTCGATAAGGTGCTGCGGCCCCGGGCTGCGGGGTCCGGGGGCCCAGGTCGGGGCGGGCGGAGGGCCCCCCGGCCTCGCTCTGGCTGCTGTGACGACTCGGCCTTGGCACGAAGCCCAGCCCGTGGCCTGCTGG GCTCTCGGCTGAGCAAAATCTATTCCCAGTCCACCCTGTCACTGTCCACTGTGGCCAACGAGGCCCACAATAACCTCGGGGTGAAGAGGCCCACGTCTCG GGCTCCCTCCCCATCGGGTCTCATGTCCCCAAGCCGCCTGCCTGGAAGCCGCGAACGGGACTGGGAAAATGGCAGCAATGCCTCCTCCCCAGCATCGGTGCCCGAGTACACAG GTCCACGGCTGTACAAGGAGCCCAGCGCCAAGTCTAACAAGTTCATCATCCACAACGCCCTGTCACACTGCTGCCTGGCGGGCAAGGTGAACGAACCGCAGAAGAACCGCATTCTGGAG GAAATCGAGAAAAGCAAGGCCAACCACTTCCTGATCCTCTTTCGCGACTCGAGCTGCCAGTTCCGTGCACTCTACACGCTGTCGGGGGAGACGGAGGAGCTGTCGCGGCTGGCGGGGTACGGGCCCCGGACCGTCACGCCCGCCATGGTGGAAGGCATCTACAAGTACAACTCGGACCGCAAGCGCTTCACCCAGATCCCCGCCAAGACCATGTCCATGAGCGTCGATGCCTTCACCATCCAGGGACACCTCTGGCAGGGCAAGAAACCCACCACTCCCAAGAAGGGCGGCAGCACCCCCAAATAG